Below is a window of Calditrichota bacterium DNA.
TGAGTCTCAATCCTCTATCTGGCAAGGCAATGTTTCAGACCGACCCTGTTTTTTGCTTAATAAAAACAATGAATTAGCATACCCATTTTGCTAACCCCCTCTTTGAGGGACATGGGGCGACCTGAAAAAAGACGTAACTGCTATGCAAAAAATTGCCGAAAAATAGCTTAACTTCAATAAAAACCTTAGTGTCTTAAAATTCTTGCTAACCCCTATTACGACTAAAAACTTTGTAATCTCTTGATTATCAGTAAATTAACAGCGAAAAAAATGCCGTTTTTGAAAATTGGTCATCGGTTAGCAAAATTGTAATTTAACCTCTTATAATTAAACAATTTTTATCAAAAAGTCAAGTCTTTTTTTCAAAGCATGAAAATTTTTTGTCCGGTGTCGAATGAGCCAGCCCGACAGGAATGTTCACACATTTTTCAGCGTTTTCATCTTTTCCTGATGCCGCTCCCAGGTCAGCCAGCGTCGGTGCATCCAGAAATATTGTTCCGGATGGCGGCGGATGAGCTTTTCCAGTCGGGCGTTGTAGGTTTCGATGAAATGGGTGATTCCTTGTTCCGAGTTTTCAAAATTCTCCGAATCAGGGAAAGGTTCAAACGTTGCCACGATTTGCCCTTTTTTATTGCGCACGCCGTAGGCGAAAACTGCCGGAACATTGTATTTGATGGCGATGCGCGCCGGACCGTCGGTGGTGGAAGCCGGCCGTCCGAAGAAATTGATAAATTTGCCTTTCCCGCCGGCATCCTGATCAAACAGAATGAGCACTTTAGCGCCTTCGCGAAGTGCCGAGAGAATGCCGCGCGCCGCGCCGCCCTTGACTTTCAGCGGCAACAATCCCAGTGAAATGCGCTGTTCCTTGATCAGAGCGTCCACTTTCTTGTTTTTCTGCTCTTTAAACACAGCGTACAACGGAGGACCTATTTGGGCGGCTGCCGCAGCCAGATATTCCCAGTTACCGAAATGACCGGAAAGCAAGAGCACGCCTCTGCCTTTGGCAAGCGCTTGTTCCAGAATGTGTTGATTTTTCACCGGGATTTGTTCCGATACCCGCCCCGGCTTCAGCAGGGAGATGCGGGCGAATTCCAGCAGCATCTGTCCAAAATGGCGGTAGTTGCGCTCAAGAATGTCCCACAACTCGGCGTCGCTCTTTTCGTTCCCCAGGGCGTGTTGCAAATTTTTGAATGCGACATCCCGGCGAATGGGGATGAAACGGAAAAAAAATCCTCCGAGGCGGTCTCCCAATATTGCCGCAGAGCGCTGAGAAAGTCCGCGCGCGAGCAGACCTAAAATTTTCGTCAAAGCGTATTCGATTTTAAATTGCATCGAAGTCGTCGAACTCATCCTCTTCCCATTGTTTCAATTTTAAGCGATTCCGGCGGCGCATGAGCGCAAATCCGAGTAAAAAAAGCAGCAGCACAAAAATCCAGAGATAGGTGTCAAAATCCACCAAAAATTGCCAGCGATGTGTTTTGCTGATTTTTCTCAGCCACGCTTGCTCGAACTGCGCCGTGTCAATGCCCAGCGCGCCGGTGAATGCCTGATCCATTTCCTCTTCCGCACGGAGGCGGCGCAAAATTTCCTTTACTTTTTCCGCGCCGAATTGTTCAAAAAGAAAACGCACTGCGAGATAACTCTCCTGGTACGCCAGTTGTGCTTTTTCGGCGTGAAATTGGAGCACGTTGTCAATTTCGTCCAGCGGGATGATTGATTTTGTGAGCAGTGCTTTTGACACCAGCGAATTCGAGGCAAAGGCTTTTTCCCGCGAAAAATAGACGGCAATGCCTTCGTTGAGCCAGCGCGGGATCGCTTGATTCCCCACGGCCTGATTCAGCGCGATGTGCGTCAATTCGTGCACGGCGATTTTGTCGTAGCCGCGGGAGAGATGGAGAAAACGCGGCGATTTCAGCAAAATTAAATTTTCCCCGGGAGAGGCGAGTCCCTGACTCCAATCGGGAAACGCGCTGCCGGCGAATTGTCGGTACGCCTTCTCTGTTGGCGCGATGATGACTGACACCGTGTCCGGTAAAGTGACGCCTAATTTCTGTGAAATTTCCGGAGCCATGCTCGTGAGCGTCGCTAACAGGGAAACGGCGTTTTTGGCATCTTCTCTTTGGTAAATAATTTGAAAATTTGACGCGGAGAGTTGTTTCCACACCTGCCCGGCACAAACGACAGCGGGAATCAGGAGAGAAAAAAGTAAAAGAGAGAGAGCGAAATTAGTGAATTTCCAACAACATTTTTTCAAAGGGCTCATTCTGCCGTTCAATTTTAATGTATT
It encodes the following:
- a CDS encoding lysophospholipid acyltransferase family protein is translated as MSSTTSMQFKIEYALTKILGLLARGLSQRSAAILGDRLGGFFFRFIPIRRDVAFKNLQHALGNEKSDAELWDILERNYRHFGQMLLEFARISLLKPGRVSEQIPVKNQHILEQALAKGRGVLLLSGHFGNWEYLAAAAAQIGPPLYAVFKEQKNKKVDALIKEQRISLGLLPLKVKGGAARGILSALREGAKVLILFDQDAGGKGKFINFFGRPASTTDGPARIAIKYNVPAVFAYGVRNKKGQIVATFEPFPDSENFENSEQGITHFIETYNARLEKLIRRHPEQYFWMHRRWLTWERHQEKMKTLKNV